From Mucilaginibacter rubeus, a single genomic window includes:
- a CDS encoding RagB/SusD family nutrient uptake outer membrane protein, with protein MKKLHKLIIAISVGVGTSVTSCQKLDIPPTNIFTPNIIYDSEAGVKSFLATIYTNLPIEDFKYRPDQGFKTGSNDWENFYNSASVTGEEVGPFGGMDIGGGFGYWPYGDIRNVNTLIAELPKHTAALTQNTVNALLGEAHFLRAYYYFGLAKRYGGVPIIKEPQDPAAPLSELQVHRDKEEATWDFIGAELDLGYQMMPETSDAGRANKYAAAALKSRVMLYAACIAKYGSTNFVDGPARAQGLVGIPGSKANTYFQAAYDAAKLLDGHYSLYNANSDKVQNYVDLFLKPSPENIFIKQYSIANHTAHSWDDTMSPRYFTANALSRSYPTLDLVQLWGNLNVTNDDGTPKRFNDRAELMQGLEPRLVATIYFPGAMLRGLMFDMQRGIYPSFSGTAASEVAKQPNSRSYILAGDTKTLYQGKQVIGFTGPWTGGDELTRTGFYVRKYVDYNKPQASVDLNRSEQPWIDLRYGEILLNRAEAAVELGNNGDALTSINLLRSRAGATPYGSIDLDKVRKERRMELAFENQYYWDLKRWRIADVVLDRAHFKGLMPYYVLNENKYIFLAEPELFNREYTFQKQFYYEPIPGGEIGKNPNLLPNNPNY; from the coding sequence ATGAAAAAATTACATAAACTCATTATAGCAATTTCTGTCGGTGTAGGTACCTCGGTAACTTCCTGCCAAAAATTAGACATCCCACCTACCAATATTTTTACGCCAAACATTATTTACGATAGCGAGGCTGGCGTTAAATCATTTTTAGCAACCATTTATACCAATTTGCCCATCGAGGATTTCAAATACCGGCCCGACCAAGGATTTAAAACGGGAAGCAACGACTGGGAAAACTTTTATAACTCGGCCTCTGTTACCGGCGAAGAGGTTGGTCCGTTTGGTGGCATGGATATAGGCGGAGGCTTTGGCTACTGGCCATACGGCGACATCAGGAATGTGAACACTCTCATTGCCGAGCTACCCAAACATACGGCAGCCTTAACTCAAAACACAGTAAACGCGCTACTTGGCGAAGCACACTTTTTAAGGGCTTACTATTACTTCGGATTAGCAAAACGCTATGGAGGTGTGCCAATCATTAAAGAACCTCAGGACCCGGCGGCCCCGTTATCTGAATTACAGGTACACCGCGATAAAGAAGAAGCTACCTGGGATTTTATAGGTGCGGAGCTTGACCTGGGGTACCAAATGATGCCCGAAACAAGCGACGCGGGCCGCGCAAACAAATACGCAGCTGCCGCTTTAAAATCAAGGGTAATGTTATATGCGGCTTGTATTGCCAAATATGGTTCAACCAATTTTGTTGACGGTCCGGCACGCGCGCAAGGTTTGGTTGGTATTCCGGGAAGCAAGGCCAACACCTACTTTCAGGCTGCTTATGATGCCGCTAAACTGTTGGATGGTCATTATTCGCTTTATAATGCCAATTCGGATAAGGTACAGAACTATGTAGATCTGTTTTTAAAACCAAGTCCCGAAAACATCTTCATTAAGCAATATTCAATCGCCAATCACACGGCGCATAGCTGGGATGATACCATGTCGCCGCGTTATTTTACAGCCAATGCACTGTCACGCTCATATCCTACGCTTGATCTTGTGCAGTTATGGGGAAATTTGAATGTAACCAATGATGATGGTACACCTAAACGTTTCAATGACCGTGCTGAATTGATGCAAGGCCTGGAGCCAAGGTTAGTGGCAACTATTTACTTTCCGGGCGCTATGTTAAGGGGCTTGATGTTTGATATGCAACGCGGTATTTACCCTTCGTTCAGTGGTACCGCTGCTTCTGAAGTTGCCAAACAACCAAACTCACGCTCCTACATCCTTGCAGGCGATACTAAAACCCTTTACCAGGGCAAGCAGGTTATAGGTTTTACCGGTCCGTGGACTGGTGGTGACGAACTTACCCGTACAGGTTTTTATGTTCGCAAATATGTTGACTATAACAAGCCACAGGCATCTGTTGACCTGAACCGCAGCGAACAACCATGGATTGACCTACGTTACGGGGAGATTCTGCTGAACCGTGCCGAAGCCGCTGTGGAATTAGGCAATAACGGTGATGCCTTAACCTCTATCAACCTGCTCAGAAGCCGTGCCGGTGCAACGCCGTATGGTTCTATCGATCTGGATAAAGTACGCAAAGAGCGCCGTATGGAGCTTGCTTTTGAAAACCAATACTATTGGGATTTAAAAAGATGGCGCATTGCCGATGTGGTACTTGACCGGGCACACTTTAAAGGTTTGATGCCATACTATGTATTAAACGAAAACAAATACATTTTCCTGGCCGAGCCCGAACTGTTTAACAGGGAATACACTTTCCAAAAGCAGTTTTATTATGAGCCTATCCCTGGTGGCGAAATTGGCAAAAACCCTAACCTGCTTCCTAACAACCCTAATTATTAA
- a CDS encoding DUF2851 family protein — MLFTEDFLHYIWKFRLFERDDLKTTDDEELEIFSAGLHNSDSGPDFHNARIRIGETVWAGNVEVHLSASDWQKHGHTNDGAYENVILHVVYRNDVPLFLTNGRKVPTLELQSRISEELYNKYHKLIFGNQTFIPCEAGITTVDGITMQNWLTRVLVERMEKRSANVADALALNKGDWEEIFYQFLAANFGFKVNALPFELMAKSLPQLTLAKNKNNAMQIEALIFGQAGFLEGEFKDEYPLKLQKEYEYLRKKYNLKPIENHLWKFMRLRPQNFPTIRLAQFAALIVKSNHLLSKILEIKEVKALRGLFTEIKVNEYWEDHYRFDVQSKPSSKNMGDGSVDILLLNTVALFLFSYGKQHQQQYYISRSLKLLENLPAEKNNIITDFVNLGVKIDTAFESQALLELKNSYCNYKKCLQCGVGNKILKLA; from the coding sequence ATGCTGTTCACCGAGGATTTTTTGCATTACATCTGGAAGTTCAGGCTTTTTGAACGCGATGACCTAAAGACTACAGATGACGAGGAATTAGAGATTTTCTCTGCCGGATTGCATAATTCCGATTCGGGGCCCGATTTTCATAATGCAAGAATTCGTATTGGCGAAACAGTTTGGGCCGGTAACGTTGAAGTGCACCTCTCCGCATCGGACTGGCAAAAGCACGGTCATACTAATGATGGAGCTTATGAAAATGTGATATTGCATGTGGTGTATCGCAACGATGTGCCGCTGTTTTTAACAAACGGGCGCAAAGTGCCAACGCTCGAACTGCAAAGTCGCATCAGCGAGGAGCTTTATAACAAATACCACAAACTTATTTTCGGCAATCAAACCTTCATACCTTGCGAAGCCGGCATTACTACAGTTGATGGTATCACCATGCAAAACTGGCTTACCCGCGTACTGGTTGAGCGAATGGAAAAACGGTCGGCCAATGTTGCCGATGCCTTGGCGCTTAATAAGGGCGACTGGGAAGAAATCTTCTATCAGTTTCTGGCTGCAAACTTCGGCTTTAAAGTTAACGCGCTACCGTTTGAATTGATGGCAAAATCACTGCCTCAGCTTACCCTCGCCAAAAACAAAAACAATGCGATGCAAATAGAGGCGCTGATATTTGGTCAGGCTGGTTTTTTGGAAGGGGAATTTAAAGATGAATATCCCTTGAAACTTCAAAAGGAATATGAATATCTCCGCAAAAAATATAATCTTAAACCGATAGAGAACCATCTGTGGAAATTTATGCGCTTGAGGCCTCAAAATTTTCCAACCATCAGGCTGGCGCAATTTGCGGCATTAATTGTAAAATCAAACCATTTGCTATCCAAAATATTGGAAATTAAAGAAGTTAAAGCTTTGCGCGGTTTATTTACCGAGATTAAAGTAAACGAATATTGGGAAGATCATTACCGGTTTGACGTACAATCAAAGCCCTCATCAAAAAATATGGGCGATGGCTCTGTCGATATTTTATTGCTCAACACGGTGGCTTTGTTTCTGTTCAGTTACGGTAAACAGCACCAGCAGCAATATTATATTAGCCGTAGTCTTAAATTATTAGAAAATTTACCTGCCGAAAAAAACAATATTATCACTGATTTTGTTAACTTAGGAGTGAAAATAGATACTGCGTTTGAATCACAAGCATTACTTGAGTTAAAAAATAGTTACTGCAACTATAAGAAATGCCTGCAATGCGGCGTTGGTAATAAGATACTAAAACTGGCCTGA
- a CDS encoding M20 family metallo-hydrolase — protein MTETSNLFQLAVTLLQQLISIPSFSKEEDRTADLINEFLQSHGVTTHRKLNNIWAWNKHFDPAKETILLNSHHDTVKPNSGYTRDPYDAKIEDGKLYGLGSNDAGGCLVSLIAVFLYFHDKENLKYNFCLATTAEEEISGVNGLELIIPELGQLSFGIVGEPTLMQLAIAERGLMVLDCTAHGRAGHAAREEGENAIYKALTDIEWFRSFKFPKESEVFGPIKMSVTIINAGSQHNVVPASCVYTVDVRVTDAYRNEEVLEIIREHVVSDVQPRSIRLKPSSIPKEHPIVQAGISLGRITYGSPTTSDQSLLDIPSIKVGPGDSARSHTADEFVYVDEIREGIELYIKMLEKIN, from the coding sequence ATGACTGAAACAAGTAATTTATTTCAACTGGCGGTAACATTACTGCAACAACTGATATCTATTCCATCGTTTAGCAAAGAAGAAGACCGCACTGCCGATCTGATCAATGAATTTTTGCAATCGCATGGAGTAACTACTCATCGTAAGCTTAATAACATCTGGGCATGGAATAAACATTTTGACCCTGCTAAAGAAACTATCCTGCTTAATTCACATCATGATACGGTTAAGCCTAATTCGGGCTATACGCGCGATCCTTATGATGCCAAAATTGAAGATGGTAAACTATATGGTCTTGGCAGTAACGATGCCGGAGGCTGCCTTGTATCGCTTATAGCGGTTTTCCTGTATTTTCATGATAAGGAAAACCTGAAATATAATTTCTGCTTAGCTACAACTGCCGAAGAAGAGATCTCCGGTGTAAATGGCCTGGAGTTGATCATTCCTGAACTCGGCCAGTTATCATTTGGTATTGTAGGCGAACCAACCCTGATGCAGTTAGCCATCGCCGAGCGTGGGTTAATGGTATTGGATTGTACTGCTCACGGTCGTGCCGGGCATGCCGCGCGTGAAGAAGGAGAGAACGCTATTTACAAAGCCTTAACGGATATTGAATGGTTCCGCAGCTTTAAGTTCCCTAAGGAATCGGAAGTTTTTGGGCCGATAAAAATGTCGGTTACTATTATCAATGCCGGCTCTCAGCATAACGTTGTGCCTGCAAGCTGTGTTTACACTGTTGACGTGCGTGTTACCGACGCTTACCGTAATGAGGAAGTATTGGAAATTATTCGCGAGCACGTTGTAAGTGATGTACAACCACGCTCTATCAGGTTAAAGCCATCATCTATCCCTAAAGAGCATCCAATAGTTCAGGCTGGCATATCACTTGGCCGTATCACTTACGGTTCGCCAACAACTTCCGATCAATCATTACTGGATATCCCATCAATAAAAGTGGGCCCCGGTGATTCTGCCCGCTCGCATACTGCCGATGAGTTTGTTTATGTGGATGAGATCCGTGAAGGGATAGAGCTCTATATAAAAATGCTGGAGAAAATTAATTAA
- a CDS encoding family 43 glycosylhydrolase has product MNLITLFKPLTIKALPATLAIAFVLTGTSCTKAQEKAKQQEKAATDTTGNPFIRSMYTADPSAHVWADGRLYVYASHDIFPARGCDLMDQYHVFSTDDMVHWKDHGEILRAAQVPWGRKEGGFMWAPDCAYKNGTYYFYFPHPSDTKWNESWKIGVATSKSPASGFTVQGYIKGLESMIDPCVFIDDDGQAYFYYGGGGTCKGGMLKDNMMEIDGEMKTMEGLKDFHEASWVHKRNGVYYLSYSDNHDVNGKHNRMNYATSKSPLGPWTYGGIYMDPTDSYTNHGSIVQYKGQWYSFYHTSALSHEDWLRSISVDKLYYNADGSIKMVEPTSFKK; this is encoded by the coding sequence ATGAATTTAATCACTTTATTCAAACCATTAACAATAAAAGCTTTGCCCGCCACGCTTGCCATAGCATTTGTGCTTACCGGAACCAGCTGCACCAAAGCCCAGGAAAAAGCCAAACAACAGGAAAAAGCTGCGACCGATACCACCGGCAACCCATTTATCAGGAGCATGTACACCGCCGATCCGTCCGCGCACGTTTGGGCTGATGGCCGCCTTTATGTTTATGCATCGCACGATATCTTTCCGGCACGCGGCTGCGATCTGATGGACCAATATCATGTTTTTTCGACAGATGATATGGTACACTGGAAAGATCATGGTGAAATACTTCGCGCAGCCCAGGTGCCATGGGGCCGTAAAGAAGGTGGCTTTATGTGGGCTCCTGATTGTGCCTACAAAAACGGCACTTATTACTTTTATTTCCCGCATCCAAGCGATACCAAATGGAACGAGAGCTGGAAAATTGGCGTAGCAACAAGCAAAAGTCCAGCAAGCGGTTTCACTGTTCAGGGCTATATCAAAGGACTTGAATCAATGATAGATCCATGCGTTTTTATTGATGATGATGGTCAGGCATACTTTTATTACGGTGGCGGCGGTACCTGTAAAGGTGGCATGCTAAAAGATAATATGATGGAAATTGACGGCGAAATGAAAACCATGGAAGGCCTTAAAGATTTCCATGAAGCCAGCTGGGTACATAAACGCAACGGCGTTTACTACCTGTCGTACTCAGATAACCATGATGTAAACGGTAAACATAACCGGATGAATTACGCCACCAGTAAAAGCCCCCTTGGCCCCTGGACATATGGCGGCATTTACATGGATCCAACCGATAGTTATACCAATCATGGTTCTATTGTGCAGTACAAAGGTCAATGGTATTCATTCTATCATACCAGCGCGTTATCGCATGAGGATTGGTTAAGGTCTATCAGTGTAGATAAGCTTTACTACAATGCCGATGGTTCCATTAAAATGGTCGAACCTACATCTTTCAAAAAATAG
- a CDS encoding glycoside hydrolase family 71/99-like protein: MKNIISKYPTNLCLVVVVALTLSCSKKGGSGGGDVTPVDKPKDTIDLTPSPVGDVVGKVIVGYQGWFAAIGDGSPINRYWHWAQTWEEQPSPTNTAIKSWPDVRDYTKTFPTKYANLNNGQPANVFSSFSDQTIDVQFKWMKQYGIDGAALQRFNPSGLEGPVRDAMAAKTKIAAEANGVKFYIMYDISGWKNMQSEIKTDWTSKMSVYTSSTAYAKQNGKPVVCIWGFGFSDENHPFTAAQCLDVINWFKSKGCYVIGGVPTHWRTEDSDSRPAFLSAYSALDMISPWMVGRIGNKSESDNFYGTVNRPDVAYCKAHGMDYQPCILPGDLQEHQRVHGDFMWRQFFNMKSVGAQGLYISMFDEYNEGNQIAKTAESQDFVPAGSSFVTLDEDGTACSSDYYLRLTGDGAKMFKGLIPLTPTRPTPVK, translated from the coding sequence ATGAAAAATATCATAAGTAAATATCCAACAAATCTTTGCCTTGTTGTAGTCGTGGCGCTGACGTTGAGCTGCTCAAAAAAAGGCGGCAGCGGAGGCGGCGATGTTACACCGGTAGATAAACCCAAAGATACGATAGATCTTACCCCATCGCCGGTTGGCGATGTGGTAGGAAAAGTAATTGTTGGATACCAGGGCTGGTTTGCAGCCATAGGCGACGGATCTCCTATTAACCGTTACTGGCATTGGGCACAAACCTGGGAAGAACAACCGTCGCCAACCAACACGGCCATCAAATCATGGCCCGACGTACGTGACTACACCAAAACCTTCCCCACCAAATATGCCAACCTGAATAACGGTCAACCAGCCAATGTATTTTCATCATTTTCTGATCAGACCATTGATGTACAGTTTAAATGGATGAAACAATATGGCATTGACGGCGCGGCACTGCAACGTTTTAATCCAAGCGGTCTGGAAGGCCCCGTACGCGACGCTATGGCAGCGAAAACCAAAATAGCTGCAGAAGCAAACGGCGTTAAGTTTTACATTATGTACGATATAAGCGGCTGGAAAAACATGCAGTCGGAGATAAAAACCGACTGGACGAGCAAAATGTCGGTTTACACTTCGTCTACAGCCTATGCTAAGCAAAATGGCAAACCTGTTGTATGTATCTGGGGTTTTGGCTTCAGCGATGAAAACCATCCCTTTACCGCCGCTCAATGCCTGGATGTGATTAACTGGTTTAAAAGCAAAGGTTGTTATGTTATCGGAGGCGTTCCTACACACTGGCGTACTGAAGACAGTGATTCGCGACCGGCCTTTTTAAGTGCTTATAGCGCACTTGATATGATCTCGCCCTGGATGGTTGGGCGTATTGGTAATAAAAGCGAATCGGACAATTTTTACGGAACAGTTAACCGCCCGGATGTTGCTTATTGTAAGGCCCATGGTATGGATTATCAGCCATGTATCCTGCCCGGCGACTTGCAGGAACATCAGCGTGTGCACGGCGATTTTATGTGGCGTCAGTTCTTTAACATGAAAAGCGTAGGTGCGCAAGGCCTTTATATTTCCATGTTTGACGAATATAACGAAGGAAACCAGATAGCCAAAACAGCCGAAAGCCAGGATTTTGTACCTGCAGGATCATCGTTTGTTACTTTGGATGAAGACGGAACAGCTTGCTCATCTGATTATTACCTAAGGCTTACCGGCGACGGTGCCAAGATGTTCAAAGGGTTGATCCCCCTTACTCCGACGAGGCCGACGCCTGTTAAGTAG
- a CDS encoding MFS transporter, with protein MNEIKSPLPQTTGGRIKSIIGCSLGNLVEWYDWYAYTAFSLYFSDAFFPSDNQTVQLLNTAGIFAIGFLMRPIGGWVMGTFADKRGRKTALTFSVLLMSVGSLIIAITPGYKSIGVAAPILLVLARIIQGLSVGGEYGTSATYLSEMATKKHRGFYSSFQYVTLIMGQLLALGVLVLLQRAFLSEKQLHDWGWRIPFFIGAILAVTTMYLRRSLQESSSFEKEGTKANAMNGTIKALTQHPKAVFTVIGLTIGGTLAFYTFTTYMQKFLVNTSGFSKGDATLISTLTLAVFMVIQPLFGLLSDKIGRKPLLIGFGVLGTLCTIPIMTTLSHTKDVWGAFILILCALIIVSGYTSINAVVKAELFPANVRALGVGFPYAIAVSLFGGTAEYIALWFKNEHHAQWFYWYVTICIALSLILYITMNDTHKHSKIEDE; from the coding sequence ATGAATGAAATAAAATCACCATTACCTCAAACAACTGGTGGGCGCATTAAATCTATCATTGGATGTTCGCTGGGTAATTTGGTTGAATGGTACGATTGGTATGCTTATACCGCTTTTTCCCTTTATTTTTCGGATGCTTTTTTTCCATCAGATAACCAAACGGTACAGCTTTTAAACACGGCAGGCATTTTTGCTATCGGCTTTTTGATGCGGCCGATTGGTGGCTGGGTGATGGGAACATTTGCCGATAAACGTGGGCGTAAAACAGCACTTACATTCTCTGTTTTGCTCATGAGCGTTGGCTCATTAATAATTGCCATAACGCCGGGCTACAAGTCAATTGGTGTTGCGGCGCCAATATTATTGGTATTAGCCCGTATTATCCAGGGATTGAGCGTAGGAGGAGAGTACGGAACCAGCGCCACTTATTTGAGCGAAATGGCTACTAAAAAACATCGTGGTTTTTACTCAAGCTTTCAATACGTGACGCTCATTATGGGGCAACTGCTTGCTTTAGGTGTGCTGGTTTTATTACAACGGGCGTTTTTATCTGAAAAACAATTGCATGACTGGGGCTGGCGCATTCCTTTTTTTATAGGAGCGATACTGGCCGTTACTACTATGTATTTAAGGAGGAGCTTACAGGAATCATCCTCATTTGAAAAGGAGGGGACTAAAGCCAACGCTATGAATGGCACTATAAAAGCTTTAACACAACACCCCAAAGCTGTATTTACGGTAATTGGATTAACAATTGGCGGTACATTGGCGTTTTACACGTTCACTACTTATATGCAGAAGTTTTTGGTTAATACCTCTGGCTTCAGTAAAGGCGACGCTACTTTAATCTCGACGTTAACCTTGGCGGTATTTATGGTGATACAACCCTTATTCGGTTTACTGTCAGATAAAATTGGCCGTAAGCCTTTGCTCATTGGCTTTGGAGTTTTGGGAACACTTTGCACTATTCCTATTATGACAACGTTAAGCCATACCAAAGATGTATGGGGGGCTTTTATACTTATTCTTTGCGCGCTGATCATAGTAAGCGGATATACGTCCATCAATGCCGTTGTTAAAGCCGAATTGTTCCCGGCCAATGTGCGCGCACTGGGTGTAGGCTTTCCTTATGCAATAGCTGTATCGCTGTTTGGCGGCACTGCCGAATATATTGCATTGTGGTTCAAAAATGAGCATCATGCGCAATGGTTTTACTGGTATGTAACTATCTGTATTGCACTGTCGTTGATTTTGTATATTACCATGAATGATACGCATAAGCACTCGAAAATAGAGGATGAGTAA
- a CDS encoding PspC domain-containing protein — MLQRILTFFERYSFGVCTYLGERFNISISKIRLFFIYSSFLAVGFPLVFYFFAGIVLDIRNFIKRKHTGVADL; from the coding sequence ATGCTACAGCGAATACTAACTTTTTTTGAACGGTACTCTTTTGGTGTATGCACCTATCTTGGCGAACGCTTTAATATTTCGATCTCTAAGATCAGGCTTTTCTTTATATACTCTTCATTTTTGGCTGTCGGTTTCCCGCTGGTATTTTACTTTTTTGCAGGCATAGTGCTTGATATCAGGAATTTCATCAAGCGAAAACATACCGGAGT
- a CDS encoding DUF3823 domain-containing protein translates to MKNLIGRILVGIAILASSACTKTDNYDGPNASLQGNILSSEGGNLLTSGGSTTIKLQQIGWTTPQTIPSKFDGTYEDSKLFKGGYKIVPTGGAFWPVTDTVTVNIDKGTKHDFTVTPYIVIKNFTHTLTGTTLTLTFDIDAPIIAGLPTIKDVQPYVNTTKLVGTGASIRDFSDVNAKTINKAFIDMSAAEKSMTLTVPNLIPGRTFFVRVGVRLSDSFNSSNFSEIVQVDIPKS, encoded by the coding sequence ATGAAAAATCTGATTGGTAGAATTTTGGTGGGCATAGCTATACTGGCGAGTTCTGCATGTACAAAAACAGATAACTATGATGGCCCCAATGCTTCGTTGCAAGGCAATATATTATCATCTGAGGGAGGTAACCTGCTTACCTCGGGCGGCAGCACTACTATCAAGCTACAACAAATAGGCTGGACAACGCCGCAAACCATCCCAAGCAAATTTGATGGTACTTATGAGGATAGTAAATTGTTTAAAGGCGGATATAAAATTGTGCCTACCGGTGGTGCATTCTGGCCCGTTACGGATACTGTGACAGTTAACATTGATAAAGGTACCAAACACGACTTTACAGTTACGCCATACATAGTGATCAAAAACTTCACCCATACATTAACCGGTACCACGCTTACCCTCACATTTGATATAGATGCACCTATTATTGCCGGTTTACCAACCATCAAAGATGTGCAGCCATATGTAAATACCACCAAACTGGTAGGTACAGGCGCTTCTATCCGTGACTTTTCGGATGTGAACGCCAAAACCATCAACAAGGCATTTATTGATATGAGCGCTGCCGAAAAATCGATGACACTTACCGTTCCTAATCTTATTCCGGGCCGTACCTTCTTCGTACGTGTGGGTGTGCGTTTAAGTGATAGCTTCAATAGCTCAAATTTTTCGGAGATAGTACAGGTAGATATTCCTAAAAGTTAA